ATCTTTGGCAAGATATTTTCCGGCAGCCACTTCTGAtacggctgctgctgatgcggCAGCTACGGCGAAGGCCAAAACGACAGCGAAAAGCCAAATCTATAAAAGTAATATAAATTGAACTTTtgttaaatttgaaatgatttaccAAACAAAGTGAACAGAGAGAAAGATGGTGTatccaaatatttgaaatcagGCAACGACTTGATAGTCACTATTATATACCTTCATGGTTGAGCAGTAGTGGAAACGAGACTGAAGGATAGTTGAAGAACACCTGGGCCCTTTTTATACTTGCTCTCGTTTGACATGTCAACCGTATCACGGTCACTGCAAGAGGTATACACCATGAAATGGCTAAAAAATTCAGGATAAAAGAAAGCGACGAATCGACTTTGAGCATTTTGATAATCTTGCATAAGGGTCCTTTCAACACCAATATATGTACAATAAGTCCATGATCCACTTTCATCTCTGGAGTAGGGGAGTCAACCTATACTGTGTAGTGCCTGGGAACTTTTGTGacgtgttccttttttttttcttttcttctatagCGTGACAAACAAATGTGCGGCATTAGAGTCATTTTGACGATGTCTAAACGAGTTTGAATTAATGAAAGTACTTAGGTGACGGTATAGACATTTCAAGCGATTCTCGCTATCAGAAGCTATCAACAGCTATGTATTGGTTAATCACGTCACGGCATTTATACCTCGtatatgtttaatttttgaaaaaattattattattcccatTACAGACCATAGAGACTCAATCTGTTGAATCACGTTGAACCGGCTTTCACTTTTTGTGATCGACATTTATGCAAGCAACTTCTTTTCCCAGTGGCTATTCAACTTTCTTTCTCTGAATTCTGCAGCGATTTATCAAATGTTATAGAAGTTTTTTGTGATCTATTTGGAATCGAACAACAGGGaagcaaattaaaacaaaaatggcaagatCGAAATAAGGCTTCGGAATTATCTACTCTTCGCTTTGAAGGCTATTAACGAACAGGTTCATGCAAaactaaatataaaataatcagaaaataattctaatgACCTTTAACgctacagtttttttttttttttttgcaaagtaGCTTATCAGTTGAATAGGTCAACGTTAGTCTGGACATTGTTGCAGCTCGAAGGCCGCTCATTTATAGAAATTCATGGTATGTATAGAAAGTTAAGCTTTGGAGGATTGGAGTTATTACTTCAAAGGAGTTTTGGTGCCTATCCGTTTAAAAAGACTTGGCGGTTTAAGATCGCAGTTGTATAGAGTAATAGAACGAAGCTGTGCCGACGTTGCgtcaggtccctcttggtttGGACATACCATTTTTTATATGCACTTTGCGTGTagtttttaatattaaaatatttccgagtttgattgtttacccacagacaaagttgtgaggtataAAACCGGGGCTGTTCTGCATCAGTCGCTCTACAAatgagatatttaatgttattaTTACTGGGCTACATTATACTACTATTAGTGGGttatattattacaaaaacggcaagagaaaaaaaaagttccagtcATCTGCAAAGCTCAGGAATAACCGTATAGTCCAAAAACTCAGCAAATAGTCTAAAAGGAAGAACAGAGATTACATTGTTCCTACCTTTAATCCTGGGGAAAACAGCCAGACatccatccacaagtgcttCATCCATCAgctgaaaagttgaagacACCATGCGGCCAGGGCGTCCTCGTGAaaacacccacactcacatgggtgtacacgtcAAGATGATATTTTTAGatggggggaagaagagatctcCTCAACTCGAACGACATCATCGGAAAGTTTCTCCAATCTAGGGGGATGCTGtgtatctaaatgaaaaatgggttacaaaaaacgcaaaaaatatttacaggaACAGCAAATATaaggaaaagttaaaaaataagagacaGTGCATGGGTAAACCGTAATTGTGATGCAAGTGTAATAATGATGCAAGGCATAcattattaaattttctagcaggtcacaggaATAAAAGCGATGATAGCCTACTGAGATTGCTGCTGATCACAGGTTAataccagcacaagcaaaattTGCAGAACTTGTGGTTACGATGTGACTCAGACCTCAAATCTGTCTAAAGGAAAACGGTTACTTTATATGGTGCAAAAAAAGTGCTTGCATCATGTCTTGATTGACAAGaggcttacatgataaatgccaACCAGAACCTAATATTTGACACATTTTGAAAGTAGACCTAcctcttctatttaagctcccataatttgaattcttagttttatttacctgcttaACAGCATGCTGATGGAGTGTATAATGAGATTCTATAATAAGACGCGATCAGAGTAAAAGAGTTCACACGAGGTCCACATTTTAATAATCTAATTTATTCTGCTATTTTTCGTACAGCCACGATCGTTTAACGTgatcgttccgttttctttgaAAGATTCGAAATGAACAACGAAGAACGAACACAACGAAAACACTTAAAGCAGACGAAACTAATCATCTATTTATTAGCATACTTAAAATCTTatgatatcgatagaaatcaAACCCTGCCCTAAATCCAAAtcgataaaaattgttttctcatCCGCGCTCAAATTCCGTTAAACGAatcgggattattttagtAGTTCGTCTCAACAAGTTACACTGAGCCCCCACCATGGTCAagataaatgtaaaaatttgcacgaaattcaaataattaccGAAACCGCCACAATTAGATATAAGACCTTCCAAGGCCCTCTTGGGAGCCAAAAGGGAATTATCTTGCCCTGAAGTGGCCTGAACAATTGCTGGTATACGAGACTACCGTTACAAAAGTACCAGTACCATTCAAAGCCCTGGCTATTCCAATCATGAAAAGCGCGCAACGGCGCAAgccaaattaaatgaaatcaaacattgaaacaaaagtttgCAAAGctcaaaaagttttaaaattcgcTGACACAATCACTCCATCTATCAGACAAAGTAAGAAAGGTGTTGGACCCTATGGATTCACAATGGCAAGTATAATAGCCTAGCACGCAGAAAAGTTTCGCTTTGTGCGATATATTTCGCCAGATGGTCAGAAtatagaaatgaataaaagacaCATGTgtgtttttcacaaaaatgatttaaactatttatttttaaaattatattttcagaAGAATATACGAAATAAGCATGGCTTTTGACAAGCATCACAATAAGTGTAGCTATTTAACTACCATAAAACCCTATACATGATTAAAGTCACAGTAAAAACCAAAACGTCCACATCACTGCACACAAGATTGGTGAATAAATCTGAATCAAACCATAAATACATTTCTGAGCGACTTCATTAAGTTGATGTCGGCCAATAAgcaaattttagattttaaaaattctgaaatatattttaatttgtactGGTTTCCGTCTTAGCGTAACCCAAATTATACCCAACAGCACGAACAGAACCGTATTTCTTACCAGGGCGTTTCACTTCTACCGGTGCGTAAGATGACACATAAGCTGGTGCAACAGGTGCTGGTGCAACGTAGACTGGATACTTGGGTAACTCAACAGGTTTGTATGAAGCAACTGGAGCCGAGACATATTGGTTATTCGGTGCAGCATAATATCTTGGTTGAGCATAAGAAGAGGCCACGTAAGTTGGAGCTGCTGCTTTAGGTGCACTATAAACTGGGGCAGAGACTTTAGGGGTGGAATAGACTCGTTGAGGTTCGACTGTTCTGTACGACTGAACCTGAACATATTTGGGCTGTTCAACAGTTCTGTAAgtggtttttatttcaaccgTAGCTGGTTCGCTGGTTTCGGTCTTAGCATATCCCAAGATGTATCCTGGTGCTCGAACTGATCcgtatttttttcctggtgTTTTAACTTCATAGGTTGAAGGGGCGCCATAAGCAGGGGCGACATAGGCTGGGGCTTTGTAGACTGGAGCAGCAGTGGTTGGTGCAACGTAAACGGGGGCTGCAGTTGTGGGAGCAACATAAACGGGTGCAGCGGTGGTTAGTTTAACGTAAACTGGTGCAGCAGTAGTTGGTGCAACGTAGACTGGGTATTTGGGTTCGGGTGCTACGTATTTGGGTTCAGGGGCTACGTACTTAGGTTGTTCAACTTCTACAGTTTTGTAGGTTGTCTTTACTTCAACTGTTCCTGCTTCGCTGGTTTCGGTCTTTGCATAACCCAAGTTGTATCCTGGAGCTCGAACAGATCCGTATTTCTTTCCAGGGGTTTTAACCTCATAAGTTGAAGGAGCGACGTAGGTAGGAGCGACATAGGCTGGGGCTTTGTAGACTGGAGCAGCGGTCTTGGGTGCAACGTAGACTGGAGCAGCGGTGGTTGGTGCCACGTAAACGGGGGCTGCAGTTGTGGGAGCAACATAAACGGGTGCAGCGGTGGTTGGTTTAACGTAGACTGGTGCAGCAGTAGTTGGTGCAACGTAGACTGGGTATTTGGGTTCGGGTGCTACGTATTTGGGTTCAGGGGCTACGTACTTAGGTTGTTCAACTTCTACAGTTTTGTAGGTTGTCTTTACTTCAACTGTGCCTGCTTCGCTGGTTTCGGTCTTTGCATAACCCAAGTTGTATCCTGGAGCTCGAACAGATCCGTATTTCTTTCCTGGGGTTTTGACTTCATAAGTTGAAGGAGCGACGTAGGTAGGAGCGACATAGGCTGGGGCTTTGTAGACTGGAGCAGCGGTCTTGGGTGCAACGTAGACTGGAGCAGCGGTGGTTGGTGCCACGTAAATGGGGGCTGCAGTTGTGGGAGCAACATAAACGGGTGCAGCGGTGGTTGGTTTAACGTAGACTGGTGCAGCAGTAGTTGGTGCAACGTAGACTGGGTATTTGGGTTCGGGTGCTACGTATTTGGGTTCAGGGGCTACGTACTTAGGTTGTTCAACTTCTACAGTTTTGTAGGTTGTCTTTACTTCAACTGTTCCTGCTTCGCTGGTTTCGGTCTTTGCATAACCCAAGTTGTATCCTGGAGCTCGAACAGATCCGTATTTCTTTCCAGGGGTTTTAACTTCATAAGTTGAAGGAGCGACGTAGGTAGGAGCGACATAGGCTGGGGCTTTGTAGACTGGGGCAGCGGTCTTGGGTGCAACGTAGACTGGAGCAGCGGTGGTTGGTGCCACGTAAACGGGGGCTGCAGTTGTGGGAGCAACATAAACGGGTGCAGCGGTGGTTGGTTTAACGTAGACTGGTGCAGCAGTAGTTGGTGCAACGTAGACTGGGTATTTGGGTTCGGGTGCTACGTATTTGGGTTCAGGGGCTACGTACTTAGGTTGTTCAACTTCTACAGTTTTGTAGGTTGTCTTTACTTCAACTGTTCCTGCTTCGCTGGTTTCGGTCTTTGCATAACCCAAGTTGTATCCTGGAGCTCGAACAGATCCGTATTTCTTTCCAGGGGTTTTAACTTCATAAGTTGAAGGAGCGACGTAGGTAGGAGCGACATAGGCTGGGGCTTTGTAGACTGGAGCAGCGGTCTTGGGTGCAACGTAGACTGGAGCAGCGGTGGTTGGTGCCACGTAAACGGGGGCTGCAGTTGTGGGAGCAACATAAACGGGTGCAGCGGTGGTTGGTTTAACGTAGACTGGTGCAGCAGTAGTTGGTGCAACGTAGACTGGGTATTTGGGTTCGGGTGCTACGTATTTGGGTTCAGGGGCTACGTACTTAGGTTGTTCAACTTCTACAGTTTTGTAGGTTGTCTTTACTTCAACTGTACCTGCTTCGCTGGTTTCGGTCTTTGCATAACCCAAGTTGTATCCTGGAGCTCGAACTGACCCATATTTCTTTCCTGGTGTTTTAACTTCAATGGTTGAAGGGGCTACATAAACGGGAGCAACGTAGGTAGGAGCGACGTAGGCAGGAGCTTTGTAGACGGGAGCAGCGGTCTTGGGTGCAACGTAGACTGGGGCAGCGGTGGTTGGTGCAACGTAGACTGGTGCAGCGGTCTTAGGTGCAACGTAGACTGGAGCAGCGGTGGTTGGTGCAACGTAAACGGGGGCTGCAGTTGTGGGAGAAACATAAACGGGAGAAGCGGTGGTTGGTGCAACGTAGACTGGAGCAGCGGTCTTGGGTGCAACGTAGACTGGAGCAGCGGTCTTGGGTGCAACGTAGACTGGAGCAGCAGTCGGTGCAACGTAAACAGGAGCGACGTATTTGGGTTCGGGGGCTACGTATTTTGGTCGCTCAGCCTCAACAGTTTTGTAGGTTGTCTTCACTTCAACTGTTGCTGGTTCGCTGGTTTCGGTCTTAGCATAACCTAAGTTGTATCCTGGAGCTCTAACTGACCCGTATTTCTTTCCTGGTGTTTTAACTTCAATGGTTGAAGGGGCTACATAAACGGGAGCAACGTAGGTAGGAGCGACGTAGGCAGGAGCTTTGTAGACGGGAGCAGCGGTCTTGGGTGCAACGTAGACTGGAGCAGCAGTGGTTGGTGCAACATAGACTGGTGCAGCGGTCTTGGGTGCAACGTAGACTGGAGCAGCGGTCTTGGGTGCAACGTAGACTGGAGCAGCGGTCTTGGGTGCAACGTAAACAGGAGCTGCTGTTGTAGGAGCAACGTAAACGGGTGCAGCGGTGGTTGGTCTAACGTAAACAGGTGCTGCTGTTGTAGGTGCTGGAGCTGGAAGGTAAATGTAAATTGGTTTGCAGGAAGGAATTTCAGTgtcagttgttgtttttgcaaCGAGTTCTTCGGAAGATTCTTGTGAATTGGATATCTTTTCTACTTCCTTGTCGAATATTTCCTGTAAATGAAGGTGAATGTTAAAAAACCCAgaacaaaatattgaaaatttttgtttaattttttctaccttttcgtttttgtagtcgtcgtcatcatcctTGTTCGCGGAATTTATCTAGTTTTTCAATGACAAATGAATAACATTATTTTGTAACTTGATTAAGAAATAATGTCACTCACTGATTCAGTAGTTTCGTtatttccatcatcatcttcttggGACACATACACAGTGGCAGCAGGATCAGCAACAGCTTCAGCGGCAACTTGAGCGACATTAGCAGCAGCTAATGCGCAAGCAAAAAGAGCGACGACGAAGCAAACCTAAATGATAATCCAATAGCGATCAAGTTGAATTTTGTCTTCACCACGAAATCTGCAATTTAGTACCTTCATGGTTCTTTAAGAGAATGTGACTGAACAACAGTTGACGAACAACTGACACTGCACTATTGACCAGCCGATCGTTTTTATACCCAACTCTATCAGTTGTGTCAACCCTATAACGACTGGATCAAAATGCGTGGCTGCTGTACAAAGAGAAAAGGTTAGAACTTGAACGAGCGAGACGCAAGAGAAAGTGAACGGATTCGGTACATGCTGTATATAAGATTATCTTGCATGTTGTATACTTTCATGTTTGAGACATTGACAAAGTTCACGATCCACTTTCTTAAATGTGAAATAGGTGAGCCAAACCTACATGGGAGTTGCTTTACGTGCCACTCGTtgcttatttttcatttttatattaggATGCATAAAAGTGGCGCTATTACAGCACTGCTattcaaaacaagttttaGCAGGTGAATGTTCCATACGGATACTGGGCAGGGATTCTTTCTCCCTATAGCTAAAAGTGAGCGTCTGATAGGCCTACTACTGCATGGTGATCTCGCGATCGGTGTTGCAGTTATCTGTACTTGTATGCAAATGTATACCACAAGATTGTGGCTACACCGCAAACCCGCTTTTGAATTTAAACAAACTGCGCTAAGTGGTAAActggttttttaatttggctTCGGCATGACGCCTGTTTTGCCGTATGCAACAGCACTATACTACCCATTCTATAAAATCCCATGAGTCGGCATTGTGTAtggtaattcttttttatgcCCATCATGTGCCGTCAGCCTCAcgcctttatttttgttacaaGGCTCATTCGTTCAGTAGGTCATGCAGCAGGAAAACCCTTTTCTTTCACAGTCTGGATGCAAATTATGTATGTACAAATAGTGGCATGAATCACTATCTAAACAGCTTTCCGCTTCCTCCAGTTATAAATCGATGTCTCGGAATTCAGTTGGGCTCTATCTGTGCATAAAAGCTTTAAAAGGTAACGTATTTAGTATATACTTAATTTTTATCTTATATTTCGCaaaattgtttgttgaatAACAAGTACTAGTTTCTAGATAGCTTAATATAGGGGGAAAATTGAATAACTTTATATCTAGACTACATTTGCAAAGTTGTTAAGCTAGAATCAGCTGCAGTTCAGCAGGAATTTTTGCTAAATTATAAATTGTGGCACACAATAAAACAGTGACAGCTGTCAAATTTACCAAATTTTTCAGTGGGAAAAGCTTTTTCTagaaccagttttttttttctctttagttTACGTATTACAGGTGGGTGGGTCCCATTTTCCGTCAGACCTAACACACAATTTATCCGACACATTTTTTATGCTGACTAAGCGATTTTTAGTAGACACCATACAACTACACTaagcaattttaatttcaaaaggaGGCCTACTTAAATTTATTGACTCAAACGGATATGTAAGCCTAATAATCATTACATTATATTAATGATTACATAGTTGAGTGATTTAACAGGTCCGGTATTACGTTTGCTCTACCTTAGAGTTATATCTGCTGTAATTATATAGGTGCCATCAGAAGGCTAGACTCATCTATCATCCTCATTCGAATCTTCTTGCCACCACATACTTTCTATTTCTCGCTGGTGGTTATTATCTTGTCTCAAAACACAACACgcataaaaaagaacatttatttaaatgttatttgccatattttttaataccttGAAAATGAATGATAAAAGAGTTCAAGAAGTCAAGAACCGTCATCTGAAATAGCctatattttgtttcttaattttattcccGAATAAACAGCGCAAGGAAACTCAAGGCAAACAAGGCGTTCTAGTTGCTGTACTTATTATACATATAGTATAGGCGATATTgacggaaatatttttattccggGCGTCCTTCAGCATAtgaaagttgttttgtttttttagtacg
This region of Daphnia pulex isolate KAP4 chromosome 9, ASM2113471v1 genomic DNA includes:
- the LOC124203143 gene encoding adhesive plaque matrix protein-like isoform X2 — protein: MKVCFVVALFACALAAANVAQVAAEAVADPAATVYVSQEDDDGNNETTESINSANKDDDDDYKNEKEIFDKEVEKISNSQESSEELVAKTTTDTEIPSCKPIYIYLPAPAPTTAAPVYVRPTTAAPVYVAPTTAAPVYVAPKTAAPVYVAPKTAAPVYVAPKTAAPVYVAPTTAAPVYVAPKTAAPVYKAPAYVAPTYVAPVYVAPSTIEVKTPGKKYGSVRAPGYNLGYAKTETSEPATVEVKTTYKTVEAERPKYVAPEPKYVAPVYVAPTAAPVYVAPKTAAPVYVAPKTAAPVYVAPTTASPVYVSPTTAAPVYVAPTTAAPVYVAPKTAAPVYVAPTTAAPVYVAPKTAAPVYKAPAYVAPTYVAPVYVAPSTIEVKTPGKKYGSVRAPGYNLGYAKTETSEAGTVEVKTTYKTVEVEQPKYVAPEPKYVAPEPKYPVYVAPTTAAPVYVKPTTAAPVYVAPTTAAPVYVAPTTAAPVYVAPKTAAPVYKAPAYVAPTYVAPSTYEVKTPGKKYGSVRAPGYNLGYAKTETSEAGTVEVKTTYKTVEVEQPKYVAPEPKYVAPEPKYPVYVAPTTAAPVYVKPTTAAPVYVAPTTAAPVYVAPTTAAPVYKAPAYVAPTYVAPSTYEVKTPGKKYGSVRAPGYNLGYAKTETSEAGTVEVKTTYKTVEVEQPKYVAPEPKYVAPEPKYPVYVAPTTAAPVYVKPTTAAPVYVAPTTAAPIYVAPTTAAPVYVAPKTAAPVYKAPAYVAPTYVAPSTYEVKTPGKKYGSVRAPGYNLGYAKTETSEAGTVEVKTTYKTVEVEQPKYVAPEPKYVAPEPKYPVYVAPTTAAPVYVKPTTAAPVYVAPTTAAPVYVAPTTAAPVYVAPKTAAPVYKAPAYVAPTYVAPSTYEVKTPGKKYGSVRAPGYNLGYAKTETSEAGTVEVKTTYKTVEVEQPKYVAPEPKYVAPEPKYPVYVAPTTAAPVYVKLTTAAPVYVAPTTAAPVYVAPTTAAPVYKAPAYVAPAYGAPSTYEVKTPGKKYGSVRAPGYILGYAKTETSEPATVEIKTTYRTVEQPKYVQVQSYRTVEPQRVYSTPKVSAPVYSAPKAAAPTYVASSYAQPRYYAAPNNQYVSAPVASYKPVELPKYPVYVAPAPVAPAYVSSYAPVEVKRPGKKYGSVRAVGYNLGYAKTETSTN
- the LOC124203143 gene encoding adhesive plaque matrix protein-like isoform X1, whose amino-acid sequence is MKVCFVVALFACALAAANVAQVAAEAVADPAATVYVSQEDDDGNNETTESINSANKDDDDDYKNEKEIFDKEVEKISNSQESSEELVAKTTTDTEIPSCKPIYIYLPAPAPTTAAPVYVRPTTAAPVYVAPTTAAPVYVAPKTAAPVYVAPKTAAPVYVAPKTAAPVYVAPTTAAPVYVAPKTAAPVYKAPAYVAPTYVAPVYVAPSTIEVKTPGKKYGSVRAPGYNLGYAKTETSEPATVEVKTTYKTVEAERPKYVAPEPKYVAPVYVAPTAAPVYVAPKTAAPVYVAPKTAAPVYVAPTTASPVYVSPTTAAPVYVAPTTAAPVYVAPKTAAPVYVAPTTAAPVYVAPKTAAPVYKAPAYVAPTYVAPVYVAPSTIEVKTPGKKYGSVRAPGYNLGYAKTETSEAGTVEVKTTYKTVEVEQPKYVAPEPKYVAPEPKYPVYVAPTTAAPVYVKPTTAAPVYVAPTTAAPVYVAPTTAAPVYVAPKTAAPVYKAPAYVAPTYVAPSTYEVKTPGKKYGSVRAPGYNLGYAKTETSEAGTVEVKTTYKTVEVEQPKYVAPEPKYVAPEPKYPVYVAPTTAAPVYVKPTTAAPVYVAPTTAAPVYVAPTTAAPVYVAPKTAAPVYKAPAYVAPTYVAPSTYEVKTPGKKYGSVRAPGYNLGYAKTETSEAGTVEVKTTYKTVEVEQPKYVAPEPKYVAPEPKYPVYVAPTTAAPVYVKPTTAAPVYVAPTTAAPIYVAPTTAAPVYVAPKTAAPVYKAPAYVAPTYVAPSTYEVKTPGKKYGSVRAPGYNLGYAKTETSEAGTVEVKTTYKTVEVEQPKYVAPEPKYVAPEPKYPVYVAPTTAAPVYVKPTTAAPVYVAPTTAAPVYVAPTTAAPVYVAPKTAAPVYKAPAYVAPTYVAPSTYEVKTPGKKYGSVRAPGYNLGYAKTETSEAGTVEVKTTYKTVEVEQPKYVAPEPKYVAPEPKYPVYVAPTTAAPVYVKLTTAAPVYVAPTTAAPVYVAPTTAAPVYKAPAYVAPAYGAPSTYEVKTPGKKYGSVRAPGYILGYAKTETSEPATVEIKTTYRTVEQPKYVQVQSYRTVEPQRVYSTPKVSAPVYSAPKAAAPTYVASSYAQPRYYAAPNNQYVSAPVASYKPVELPKYPVYVAPAPVAPAYVSSYAPVEVKRPGKKYGSVRAVGYNLGYAKTETSTN